The sequence GTTATGTTTACCGTGCAGGTTATACACGACtaaacattattttttaaaatttaaaatgcatttgagattttttttattttttaacttcaaaagtaatatatatatgacGGTCATTGTAAATAACTAAATATAACATTTTTCATTTTGTAAATGCAGTTTTAATTTAGTTAGGATGTGTTCATTGATTGACAAGTGATTTGAAACATGTAAAAAATTTAAGATAAAATTGTTATAAATGGGATCACATCTCAAAGATTATCTGGTTTTAAATTATCCTGTACCGGCCATGGGCATATTTGATGGTTTTTACAAAGAAAGTATATTTTGACAGTACGTAGTACGTACCCGGCACCTGGCTACAGTAACTGGCAGAGTGACAAAACGGCATATAATAATGACAGTCACTGAAAAGCTAGCAAAATTATGTACGTATGgaattgaataataataataaaaaaaaaaagacatatTAAAATGAAAACAAGGTTTGCTACTTAAAAGGAAACAAACACCAAAGTTTCTCCCTAATTTCATACATACCAACTTACATCTGTCAAATTCAAAATATCCAAAGCCCTAGAAAGAAATCCAAAACAGGAGATTAATAATTCATTCTACCCCAAATTTACATATACCCATCACGTATGATCGATCGATGCATGGAAATCATGAACAATAACAGTActgattaattaataattaattaaaaatagcaTCGCAataatggatatatatatatatatatatagatatataatgGATATTCGTTCGTTCATCGATCAAAGGGTCCGGTTGGATCGAGCTGTTTGCACAAACCCAGATAGGTGAGATAGAGAACTCGATCTTTTGCTCCGGTGCGGTGATTCTTGGTGTGTTTGCAGAAGTATTTGAGCTGTTCCAAAGCGCAGCAACCCAGCAACTGGCCCAGTAGCAAGAACAGCCAATTGATGGATTTCTTCTTCTCCGCGATTATGGGTTTCACGCTGTTCTCTTGTTCGCAGAACCTGCAACTGGGTAGCGTCGGATTCATCCAGATTTTCGGGGCCCGATCGTGCATAAGTGATTTGTTCTCCGCGATGAACCTCCCGATCTCCATGAATTTCTGCCGCAGATCGTACTCCATCGAGTACTGCCTCTCGCACCTCTTGCATTGCACGTCGCCGCTTATGGACAAGATTTGCTTCGACAGGAGGTCACTCAGGCTGTGCACCGTGGCGCGGCGGTTCGTGGCCCAGGGGTACAGCGCCGCCACCGTCTCGCTCTTCCCTTCACGCGGGGAGTACTGGGAACCACTGCTCCGCCTCGCGCGGCTCCTTGAATGGCCGCCAGCGAACTGTGGAGCGATGGTCTCCGAATGGATCAGTATGGTCGGTGGATTGGTGATGAACGCCTGAGGCCACGGACGCTGGGGAAGAGACGGCCTCTGCGGCggcggaggaggaggaggaggaggaggctGATGCTGCTGCTGTGGCGCGGAGGAGAGGTGGCGAGGGTAAGAGGACAAAGAAAGCGCTAAGAGATCGTTTTCACTGTCTTCCTTCTCTCGATCGGGCGGCGGCGGGAATATCCTGGGGCTGGAGAAATCCTGGCCGTTGATCTTCCTCTTTCTGCTGATTTCTTGGTCGCTAGCCATGGCCGGAAAGAAGAAATGAAGCTGGCTAGGGTTTTTATGAAAGAAGAAGACAAATGAAGAAAAAAGTTTGTTAGAGATATATCAGAAGAGTGGTCTGTTggatttttagttatattattttGGAGATAATTAATTTGAATTTAAACATATATCAGATTATATTTGCGGATAAAAAGAAAAGGGTGAGATTCTgtgtattttgaaaattttggaaatcaaGGGTTTCTGTTATAATtaatacaaattaatatatCTGATACATATATGGCATGTCTGTATCTGTATTATGCATGAGAGCACCTGACAGTGTAGCGCAGTCAGGTGCTCCACTGATCACTCCCCCACTCGATTGGATCTATTCTTATATAGACactttgagttttttttatacCCCACGTTCATGTTAACATTTgaataaaaaacaaattataTGGGGtactctctctatatatatatatgctcacTTGTACAAAATTACGACGTTCACGCCAACAACGTCTTGTAAAAATAACCAATCTCGATATAACATCGAAACCTAATTTCGagtgaattttatttaaatttcgcATCACTTGTGGGTTCGAATTATGCTAATTTTACGtgacatgttttatttttaaaatccaaGTTAGACTtatatcatatatttttttatgtaaattcttaaattcaaaaCTCTTTTGATTTatgttatttgtattttttatatcgtatatatttttttatcatctCATTTTACAGAGTCAAGGCTTCAAGCAATGAGTTAGTTAGATAGGTAgttaaaatgcaaattttatctaaaattACTTGCGTTTGAAAATATTCACTCATATATCTTAATGTGTATTTTGAAAGACTAGGACTCAACTACATACGTAATTAAAatctacaaattttaaaatttccaaatattCACTTCTTAATAAAATCAAGTCACCACTAatacaaaaaattaaacaaaagcaAGACTAAAGGggtatataattaatatatattgttTGGTAAGAGAAACCTAAATAAAATCGAAAGAATCTAGTCTACAACACTAATAAATGAGGGATAATTTAATTATCTATCAAAGTATTTGTCTCAATTCAACGTTTCACACTCCAACACACTATATATTTGTGTCTTGTCAGTAATATGCATGCATACCATTTATTTCCTTATCTAATAATGTTTTGATCAGATTTATTGTGGAACGATAATACATTGCACAGGCAGCcattttctaattaattactCGAATGAATGATTTAGAGGTACATTATTAGCACAAAATTACCATGCATGTATGATCTTTCAATGAACGTCCCAATTCCATTGATATGATATACTTCATCCGTCTCGGTTATATAGGTCACATTTCTTTTTATGTTACATCAAATATACCGACATGCAACATATTtgttaataattttttacaGTTCTTTACCAATTTATCATATCAACTACATCTTAAAAATGtacaataattttttgaatgcattaaataggGATTAAATAGGAAGTGtatacataatttatttttccaatgattttttcttaatctgtgtgaagAAAAAAGTAAGACTATGTAATCCAGATTGATGAAATATAACTTTATCGTCTATATATTTACTgccattttattatttaatgcataatgataataataatcttTTAGATTATTTCAAAAAAACTATCGTTTGGTTCGTGGATGAGATGATGAATTATATATGCCCAATATAAGAACATACTTGGATGAGATAATGATGCACATCACCGATATTGATTAGAAATTGAGTCAAATATTAGATTAACCAAATATGAGTACTAATCTATCTATGTCTCATACGCACCAAGCAGTGACAGCATGTCTAGTTTTGGTTTAACTTTAGTAACTCATAAAACTTT comes from Henckelia pumila isolate YLH828 chromosome 4, ASM3356847v2, whole genome shotgun sequence and encodes:
- the LOC140867473 gene encoding uncharacterized protein, giving the protein MASDQEISRKRKINGQDFSSPRIFPPPPDREKEDSENDLLALSLSSYPRHLSSAPQQQHQPPPPPPPPPPQRPSLPQRPWPQAFITNPPTILIHSETIAPQFAGGHSRSRARRSSGSQYSPREGKSETVAALYPWATNRRATVHSLSDLLSKQILSISGDVQCKRCERQYSMEYDLRQKFMEIGRFIAENKSLMHDRAPKIWMNPTLPSCRFCEQENSVKPIIAEKKKSINWLFLLLGQLLGCCALEQLKYFCKHTKNHRTGAKDRVLYLTYLGLCKQLDPTGPFDR